A region of Thermodesulfobacteriota bacterium DNA encodes the following proteins:
- a CDS encoding nuclear transport factor 2 family protein → DHHLHSFGEGDVEAILEDYTQDSIIIIPNAIIRGLDEIRDFFTNLTMEVLPPGCDFHLHGKVVEENVGYLVWQAESDGYKIPFASDTFVFDDEGRIEVQTIAFVLHEKE, encoded by the coding sequence GATCATCATTTACATTCATTTGGAGAGGGGGATGTTGAAGCAATCCTCGAGGACTACACCCAGGATTCCATAATTATTATCCCAAACGCTATAATTAGAGGACTTGATGAGATAAGAGATTTTTTCACGAACCTAACAATGGAAGTACTCCCGCCGGGGTGTGATTTTCATCTTCACGGAAAAGTGGTAGAAGAGAATGTCGGCTATCTGGTCTGGCAGGCGGAGTCTGACGGTTATAAGATTCCCTTTGCCTCTGACACTTTTGTATTTGATGATGAGGGCAGAATTGAAGTGCAGACAATTGCATTTGTTCTTCACGAAAAGGAGTAG